From the genome of Colletotrichum destructivum chromosome 10, complete sequence, one region includes:
- a CDS encoding Putative major facilitator superfamily, MFS transporter superfamily, with protein sequence MSSKLELGHEKQSKTEGIYTAAFPSERAAALPSSEQPQQPPQAVEEDGASSFDRYSWNGSDDPENPYNWPSLRKISISVIVSFGQLVTLMSTSMMAAALGRISHDLGIDESTTQVTFSIFILGLAFAPFPIASFSEMYGRKPVWLFCNAFYVLWNALCPVGSLPALMIISRFLAGSGASLTGPIMADMYRKEERGKSLAIATFVPYLGPALGPIVGGIITQKLEWPWLFYLLSIFNAVIWVVGLVFVRESYGPVLISRKRKAEAASGASSTGPTSLKGASSKMVANLRRPLQLLWQRPIIQVIALVMALNFGVYCLLLSTFATLWINRYRQSEFISTLHYISVSVGTTIATQAGGHFMDWVFAKQKARSPDGSTSPEFRVPCLVPPVILIPVGLFWYGWAAEVGAHWAVVDVGVAVFVCGSFLLAQAMLAYLLDEFSHAASANAASRMLSNVIGFVFPIFAPQLFARLGYGWGNSMLAFLFIGLGWPVPLLLWVWGPRLRALGRIRH encoded by the exons ATGTCAAGCAAACTCGAATTAGGACACGAAAAGCAGTCTAAAACAGAGGGCATTTATACCGCAGCTTTTCCCTCAGAAAGGGCAGCAGCACTGCCCTCGTCAGAACAACCGCAGCAGCCTCCTCAAGCcgtggaagaagatgggGCAAGTAGTTTCGACCGC TATAGCTGGAATGGCTCGGACGACCCGGAGAACCCGTACAACTGGCCGTCCCTCCGCAAGATATCGATCTCGGTCATCGTGTCATTCGGGCAGCTGGTGACGCTCATGTCTACGTCCATGATGGCAGCAGCCCTGGGCCGCATCAGTCATGACCTGGGAATTGACGAGTCCACGACCCAAGTCACCTTCTCCATTTTTattctcggcctcgccttTGCGCCGTTCCCTATCGCTTCCTTCTCAGAGATGTACGGGCGCAAGCCGGTGTGGCTTTTTTGCAACGCCTTTTACGTGCTCTGGAACGCCCTCTGCCCTGTCGGCAGCTTGCCAGCACTGATGATTATCAGCAGATTCCTGGCCGGCTCAGGTGCAAGC TTGACGGGCCCTATCATGGCCGACATGTACCGCAAGGAGGAGCGCGGCAAGTCTCTTGCTATCGCAACCTTTGTGCCATACCTCGGACCAGCGCTAGGCCCCATCGTGGGCGGCATCATAACACAGAAGCTGGAGTGGCCGTGGCTGTTCTACCTCCTCAGCatcttcaacgccgtcatCTGGGTTGTTGGGCTGGTCTTCGTACGGGAGAGCTACGGTCCTGTGTTAATATCTCGCAAACGCAAAGCAGAAGCTGCCTCGGGAGCCTCATCGACAGGGCCGACATCGCTTAAGGGGGCTTCTTCCAAGATGGTTGCCAACCTGCGTCGACCGCTGCAGCTGCTCTGGCAACGGCCGATCATCCAGGTTATAGCCCTAGTTATGGCCCTGAACTTCGGCGTCTACTGCCTTCTACTGTCCACCTTCGCAACACTGTGGATCAACCGCTATAGACAGTCTGAGTTCATCAGCACGCTCCACTACATCTCCGTCTCAGTAGGCACAACTATTGCTACGCAGGCTGGGGGGCACTTTATGGACTGGGTCTTCGCAAAACAGAAGGCGCGTTCACCAGACGGTAGTACAAGTCCTGAGTTCCGCGTTCCGTGTCTTGTTCCGCCCGTCATCCTGATCCCTGTCGGCCTCTTCTGGTACGGGTGGGCGGCTGAGGTGGGCGCACACTGGGCGGTAGTAGATGTTGGGGTGGCTGTTTTTGTGTGTGGCAGCTTTCTGCTAGCACAGGCTATGCTTGCGTACCTGCTTGATGAGTTCTCTCACGCGGCGTCAGCAAATGCAGCAAGTCGCATGCTCTCTAACGTGATAGGCTTTGTGTTTCCTATCTTTGCGCCGCAGCTGTTTGCACGTTTGGGGTACGGATGGGGCAACAGCATGCTTGCCTTCCTGTTTATTGGCCTCGGCTGGCCGGTGCCGCTGTTGCTGTGGGTGTGGGGGCCTAGACTGAGAGCCCTGGGTCGGATAAGACACTAG
- a CDS encoding Putative NmrA-like domain, NAD(P)-binding domain superfamily, with protein sequence MASPRIFAILGSTGNQGGSIANTFLGEPGWQVRALTRNTSSPKAQALTARGAEVVYVDINKPETFPAAFEGASAIFAVTDFWGIYGDPANQDKPKPGQPLNAWAGEFETQQLKSIIDAVAKVPTLERFILSSLSNVTKWSKGKYTHVYHFDSKANATEYGRKMYPDLWTKTSIFQSGYFLSNYVSNPITQASKNDEGVVQFIGHIEPDVKIPFIAAEEDTGPIVKRLIDESAGKNVIGYREWLTVPELALSFTKATGMKAESVTLPKGEFHIPLPDELKLELEENFAAFNEFGYESRDDPTVVHPQDLESPPSLDTVENYWKKQDWSKIFGA encoded by the exons ATGGCTTCCCCGAGAATCTTCGCTATTCTAGGGTCCACCGGCAATCAGGGTGGCTCCATCGCTAACACCTTCCTCGGGGAGCCCGGTTGGCAGGTCCGCGCCCTGACACGCAACACTTCGAGCCCCAAAGCTCAAGCCTTGACAGCGCGTGGAGCCGAGGTTGTCTATGTCGACATAAACAAACCGGAAACGTTCCCGGCTGCTTTCGAGGGCGCTAGTGCCATCTTCGCCGTTACCGACTTTTGGGGCATCTATGGTGATCCTGCCAACCAAGACAAGCCCaagcctggacagccgttGAATGCATGGGCAGGCGAGTTTGAAACTCAGCAGCTGAAGAGTATCATCGATGCAGTTGCTAAGGTGCCTACTCTTGAGCGCTtcatcctctcctccctctccaatGTGACAAAGTGGTCCAAGGGAAAGTACACCCACGTCTACCACTTTGACTCCAAGGCAAATGCAACGGAGTACGGCAGGAAAATGTACCCAGACCTATGGACAAAGACAAGCATCTTTCAATCTGGCTATTTCCTGAGCAATTATGTCTCTAACCCCATTACTCAAGCAAGCAAG AACGACGAAGGAGTAGTCCAGTTCATTGGGCATATTGAGCCGGATGTCAAGATCCCGTTCATCGCCGCTGAAGAGGATACTGGTCCTATTGTTAAACGACTTATCGATGAGTCCGCCGGAAAGAATGTCATTGGCTACAGAGAATGGCTGACTGTGCCAGAGCTGGCACTCTCATTCACAAAGGCGACTGGTATGAAGGCTGAATCTGTCACTCTGCCTAAGGGCGAGTTTCATATACCTCTTCCAGATGAGTTGAAATTGGAGCTTGAAGAAAACTTTGCCGCCTTCAATGAGTTTGGGTACGAGTCTCGGGACGATCCTACCGTTGTTCACCCTCAAGAT CTGGAGTCACCGCCATCGCTTGACACAGTGGAGAATTACTGGAA
- a CDS encoding Putative dipeptidylpeptidase IV domain, alpha/Beta hydrolase: MAALEGGWVEPIYYAQAMPANPERGRPDKGYVDIVVHDGYNQIALFSPVSSRSPVMLTSGAWEVVESAFGVDLENNMLYFVAARESPSQRHLYAVRLDGSGLRSVTDIFRQAFYNLDMDHGTHYAVLNYKGPELPRQSLARLQNGSVECQWELGVGNGKLETNLKNRRLPRRTHQTIYTAGGYQLSIMELLPADFDPKLQYPTIFHIYGGPGSQKVNMKFEVDF; the protein is encoded by the coding sequence ATGGCCGCCCTGGAAGGCGGTTGGGTCGAGCCCATCTACTACGCACAGGCCATGCCCGCAAATCCGGAAAGAGGTCGTCCAGACAAGGGATACGTTGACATTGTGGTCCATGACGGTTACAATCAAATtgccctcttctctcctgTGAGCAGCAGAAGCCCGGTCATGCTGACCTCGGGAGCTTGGGAGGTTGTGGAATCCGCGTTTGGCGTCGACCTGGAAAACAACATGCTTTATTTTGTTGCGGCAAGGGAATCACCGTCACAGCGCCATCTCTATGCCGTCCGGCTTGACGGAAGTGGTCTGCGATCTGTAACAGACATTTTCCGCCAAGCTTTCTACAACTTAGATATGGACCACGGCACCCACTATGCCGTTTTGAACTACAAAGGTCCCGAGCTGCCGCGGCAGTCACTTGCCAGGCTGCAGAACGGCTCAGTTGAATGCCAGTGGGAGTTGGGGGTTGGCAACGGTAAGCTGGAGACTAATTTGAAGAACCGTAGGCTGCCTCGTCGGACTCACCAGACCATCTACACAGCAGGTGGTTATCAGCTCTCGATCATGGAATTGCTGCCCGCAGACTTCGACCCCAAGCTACAATATCCGACCATCTTCCACATTTATGGTGGGCCTGGATCCCAAAAGGTCAACATGAAATTTGAGGTCGACTTCTAG
- a CDS encoding Putative peptidase S9, prolyl oligopeptidase, catalytic domain, alpha/Beta hydrolase produces MVTTSRFSLSGFSVCSRPVFVLRHGLIATVVLDVIRLYPHGASYAHSPEQNPDGYGKAAISNVTALCRVGRFFLAHGTADDNVHIGHTLALVDQLDQANLTNYDFVAFPYADHDIKLQNDRKMLYSSMRL; encoded by the coding sequence ATGGTAACTACATCGAGATTTTCTTTGTCGGGGTTTTCTGTCTGTTCTCGTCCCGTGTTTGTTCTACGTCACGGGCTGATTGCGACTGTGGTTCTGGATGTGATTAGACTCTATCCACACGGAGCGTCATATGCACACTCCCCAGAACAAAACCCCGACGGATACGGAAAAGCAGCCATCTCGAACGTGACGGCGCTGTGCCGCGTCGGTAGATTTTTCCTTGCGCACGGAACGGCCGATGACAACGTCCATATCGGGCATACTTTGGCGCTCGTCGACCAGCTTGATCAGGCAAACTTGACCAACTATGACTTTGTCGCGTTCCCTTACGCCGATCACGACATCAAGCTCCAAAACGACAGAAAGATGCTGTACAGCAGTATGCGTCTCTGA
- a CDS encoding Putative mycotoxin biosynthesis protein UstYa, translating to MGSDVSNTKIYFRSVTPALSAVEWREHKLSLEDRIQEKGSFSGRPRPDLDKAWHDLLNAENIDIEPEYMRHLGRENNGIAAPDGNSYLSTLNIYHKIHCLNRIKQFMCPDYYFPGS from the exons ATGGGCAGCGATGTGTCAAACACGAAGATATACTTCCGTTCTGTGA CGCCTGCACTGTCTGCTGTTGAGTGGCGTGAGCACAAATTATCCCTCGAGGACCGCATCCAAGAGAAGGGCTCCTTCTccggccgccctcgcccagacCTTGACAAGGCGTGGCACGATCTGCTAAACG CCGAGAACATCGACATCGAGCCCGAGTACATGCGGCACCTGGGCAGGGAGAACAACGGCATTGCGGCCCCGGATGGCAACAGCTACCTCAGCACGCTCAACATCTACCACAAGATCCATTGCCTCAACCGTATCAAGCAGTTCATGTGCCCGGACTACTACTTTCCGGGCAGCTAG
- a CDS encoding Putative P-loop containing nucleoside triphosphate hydrolase, producing MIPCLRLFGMFYKTSIKVEDEYTRGLSEGERRRVSILDCLTTCASVICWDKSTRGLDASTALDWVRSMRTMNKLLGLTTIITLSQAGSDIFEQFDQILVLDEGKQILIFLNFLE from the coding sequence ATGATTCCTTGTTTGCGACTGTTCGGCATGTTTTATAAGACTTCAATCAAAGTGGAAGATGAATATACTCGGGGCCTTTctgagggagagagaagacgtGTCTCGATCCTCGATTGCCTCACTACTTGCGCCAGTGTCATCTGCTGGGATAAATCGACAAGGGGTCTCGATGCGAGCACAGCTCTCGACTGGGTCAGGTCGATGAGGACCATGAACAAGCTTCTCGGGCTTACAACAATCATCACCCTTTCCCAGGCAGGCAGCGACATCTTTGAGCAATTCGACCAGATTCTCGTCCTTGATGAGGGCAAGCAGATTCTTATCTTTTTGAACTTTCTTGAATGA
- a CDS encoding uncharacterized protein (Putative zn(2)Cys(6) fungal-type DNA-binding domain, transcription factor domain, fungi), with protein MDEQVEHQQGMAVEYRPVQRIGLACLECRRKKARCSGHRPQCGHCRRLGRECQYLSSSSRNSNSTHPGAAPATVASFSNGSNEESISSLSERLSRIEELLLDLHDQVTGSSRDLDVVSLSASRPFATSSSNTGNPRGSLSPSVASKPRYSSLSQAFPPRAVILGCVNNYFSHCHNQPYSFFHEASFRQSLESGVLPDHLVLAVLASSARFSSDPYFSDPHESAAQFANLSWKAIVGSCLAHNQAAHVQTVQTITLLAIFDFTAGKTRHGSAWVKIGLSVRIAQDLKLMVEDEASLLEPEREERRRVFWSIYLLDRLVSCGRCRPPAVLDASCQLQLPCDEPTYRDGRWQPTMKLEEFLLRKPLPDSVLHSPLAHVALLACSLARTAGYMLQQFNVRNHNPPWDANSDFASIESDLLYTETALMSSKSAAEIVSSHRLSDGSIDQPSTGPAIFSRALFHLCHCILYHPFLLRRRISSFLPAVPSCFLSRSFASAWEHARAMIELLQEARRLGVVVQASFYGYCMVMAGSIIGVQCHNDQPWRADHSARLLSESVEIAQDIGLCWKNVATMAQFLKRFSAMRRAYSQLASDEPKIIGLSQAEEEFMWSLVDYSTISSSTESEQQVITDLDQCGETESALFDLFGTFPVDLSTGNFNQMGEPSFFNFPEVPCVDMQSSISRVYEDLM; from the exons ATGGATGAGCAGGTCGAGCACCAGCAAGGGATGGCGGTAGAGTATCGCCCGGTGCAGCGTATTGGTCTTGCATGCCTGGAATGTCGCCGCAAAAAGGCTCGATGCAGTGGCCACAGGCCTCAGTGTGgccattgtcgtcgtcttggtcgaG AATGCCAATATCTGTCGTCATCCAGTCGAAATTCCAATTCAACACACCCAGGTGCTGCCCCTGCCACCGTTGCCTCATTCAGCAACGGCAGCAACGAAGAGTCGATCTCATCCCTCTCAGAACGTCTCAGCCGTATAGAAGAACTCCTACTCGATTTACATGACCAAGTTACTGGTtcctctcgagaccttgaCGTGGTGTCATTGTCGGCGTCAAGACCATTCGCAACCTCCTCAAGCAACACAGGGAATCCACGAGGGTCCTTGTCTCCCTCAGTAGCATCAAAACCACGCTACAGTTCCCTGTCACAAGCATTTCCCCCGCGTGCTGTAATTCTGGGTTGCGTCAACAATTACTTCAGCCACTGCCACAATCAACCGTATTCCTTCTTCCACGAAGCCAGCTTCCGTCAGAGTCTTGAAAGTGGTGTCTTGCCGGACCATCTCGTTCTCGCGGTCCTCGCCAGCTCCGCTCGCTTCTCCTCCGACCCCTACTTCTCTGACCCGCACGAGAGCGCTGCGCAGTTTGCAAATCTCTCTTGGAAGGCAATTGTAGGTAGCTGCCTGGCTCATAATCAGGCGGCTCATGTCCAGACAGTTCAGACCATCACGCTACTAGCTATATTCGACTTTACAG CCGGCAAAACACGCCATGGTTCTGCCTGGGTTAAGATTGGTCTCTCAGTCCGTATAGCTCAGGATCTCAAACTCATGGTCGAAGATGAAGCTAGTCTTCTAGAGCCTGAGCGGGAGGAGCGTCGCCGAGTCTTCTGGTCCATCTACCTCCTCGATCGTCTCGTCTCCTGCGGTCGTTGTCGGCCTCCCGCTGTTTTGGATGCATCCTGTCAACTTCAGCTACCATGCGACGAGCCCACCTACCGCGACGGACGCTGGCAGCCCACCATGAAGCTTGAAGAGTTTCTATTACGGAAGCCACTTCCCGACAGCGTCCTCCACAGCCCGCTCGCCCACGTCGCCCTTTTGGCGTGCTCACTCGCTCGTACGGCAGGCTACATGCTTCAACAGTTCAATGTCCGGAACCATAACCCGCCTTGGGATGCCAACTCAGACTTTGCCTCCATCGAGTCGGATTTGTTGTACACAGAGACTGCTCTAATGTCCTCGAAATCAGCCGCGGAAATTGTGAGTTCCCATCGCCTCTCCGACGGATCGATCGACCAGCCTAGTACTGGGCCTGCAATTTTCTCTAGGGCCTTATTCCACCTATGCCATTGCATTCTCTACCATCCCTTTCTGCTTAGGCGAAGAATTTCCTCTTTCCTGCCTGCTGTCCCCTCGTGTTTCCTCTCACGCTCGTTTGCATCAGCATGGGAACATGCTCGAGCTATGATTGAGCTTCTACAAGAGGCTCGTCGTCTTggcgtcgttgtccaggCATCCTTTTACGGCTACTGTATGGTTATGGCTGGCTCCATTATCGGTGTCCAGTGCCATAATGACCAGCCCTGGAGGGCAGATCACTCAGCTCGTCTACTTTCTGAAAGCGTAGAGATTGCGCAAGACATTGGCCTGTGCTGGAAGAATGTAGCGACTATG GCTCAATTCCTGAAGCGATTCTCCGCCATGCGCAGGGCCTACTCTCAACTAGCATCCGATGAACCGAAAATTATTGGTCTCAGCCAGGCTGAGGAAGAGTTTATGTGGTCTCTTGTTGACTACAGCACTATATCAAGCTCGACTGAGTCTGAACAGCAGGTTATCACTGATCTAGATCAGTGTGGTGAAACGGAATCCGCTTTGTTCGATTTGTTTGGCACGTTTCCTGTTGATTTATCCACTGGTAACTTTAACCAAATGGGGGAGCCGTCGTTTTTCAATTTTCCCGAAGTCCCATGCGTCGATATGCAATCTTCAATTTCTAGGGTCTACGAAGATTTAATGTAG
- a CDS encoding Putative dipeptidylpeptidase IV domain-containing protein, giving the protein MSLRCEPSLCFVISVLVSGWDLVVLSFVVSTASGPGAPKLGGSAFALESRLPIAAETGHMTTTTTIATTTTTAPQQSPNTGRPPPREEISIEEIIDGSWSPDHRPLAWIPGIRADPNGWLLDRTGHEGELARVYHLLHDGYLDTDCGSNPMSQTPHNIIKLPQERVNGLVAPTPDDLWISPDLHSALLVFNKTKTWRHSFTGLYWMLDLETGRIEPLDPSVTDSAIRLAEWSPRADPIAFVRGNDLYVRKLDNSTKGTGVRRITEDGNHNLLYGVPDWVYEEEVLEGRKALWLLGTGRYLAFLQTNCSSVGTHTMQHLGRHPHRDVGYLPGIQQHLQYTSFAYPRPGTPNPVVS; this is encoded by the coding sequence ATGTCGCTACGCTGTGAGCCCAGCCTCTGCTTCGTCATCTCTGTGCTTGTTTCAGGATGGGATCTTGTCGTTCTCAGCTTTGTCGTCTCGACAGCATCGGGGCCTGGTGCACCGAAGCTCGGGGGTTCTGCTTTTGCTTTGGAATCGCGCTTACCTATCGCTGCCGAAACCGGGCacatgacgacgacaacaaccaTAGcaactactactactactgcgCCTCAACAATCCCCCAACACCGGCCGTCCGCCACCGCGAGAAGAAATTTCCATTGAAGAAATCATAGACGGATCGTGGTCTCCGGACCATCGTCCGTTGGCTTGGATCCCTGGTATACGTGCTGATCCAAATGGCTGGCTCTTGGATCGCACCGGGCACGAGGGCGAGCTGGCGCGAGTGTACCATCTGCTGCATGATGGGTATCTTGATACCGATTGCGGTAGCAATCCCATGTCACAAACCCCTCACAACATCATCAAGTTGCCGCAGGAACGCGTCAATGGCCTAGTGGCACCGACGCCCGATGATTTGTGGATCAGCCCCGACCTCCATTCCGCTCTACTTGTCTTCAACAAGACCAAAACCTGGAGGCATTCGTTCACCGGTCTCTATTGGATGTTGGATCTAGAAACAGGCCGTATAGAACCCCTCGACCCGTCCGTGACCGATTCAGCAATCCGACTGGCTGAGTGGTCCCCTCGAGCAGACCCAATCGCATTTGTCCGAGGGAACGACTTATACGTCCGAAAACTTGACAATTCTACCAAGGGTACCGGCGTCCGGAGAATCACAGAGGATGGCAACCATAACCTACTGTACGGTGTTCCTGACTGGGTCtatgaagaagaagtactAGAAGGCAGGAAGGCGCTTTGGTTGTTAGGTACTGGACGCTATCTAGCCTTCTTGCAGACCAACTGCTCTTCGGTTGGGACGCACACAATGcagcacctcggccgccacCCGCATAGAGATGTTGGCTATCTTCCGGGAATACAGCAGCACCTCCAGTACACCAGCTTTGCGTACCCGAGACCAGGTACGCCAAACCCGGTTGTGAGTTAA